In Romboutsia lituseburensis, a genomic segment contains:
- a CDS encoding YveK family protein, translating to MEETIDLREYFAIIKKRFWIIALIAIIATTVSGIISYIRYVPVYQAQTTLIVSAEPVNGNTVLTGDQMSVTQKLAVLYGEVIKSRAVLEPVIKDLNLDMSYNQLAASVSVTPVNETQIMNLMVQDTNPERARDIANKIPNVFSKEAKRITNANKVEVIDKAILSKVPVNSNKTMNMVIAAVLGVMIGLFVIFLIEYLDNKIKTPQDIQKHLELPILGVIPDEGLIK from the coding sequence ATGGAAGAAACAATTGATCTAAGGGAATATTTTGCAATAATAAAAAAGCGATTTTGGATAATTGCACTTATAGCAATAATAGCAACAACAGTTAGCGGAATAATAAGTTATATAAGATATGTTCCAGTATATCAAGCACAGACAACATTAATAGTAAGTGCTGAACCAGTAAATGGAAATACAGTACTGACAGGAGATCAGATGTCAGTAACACAAAAGCTAGCGGTATTATATGGGGAAGTAATCAAATCAAGAGCAGTGCTAGAGCCAGTTATAAAAGATTTAAATCTAGACATGTCATATAACCAATTAGCAGCATCAGTATCAGTAACACCTGTTAATGAAACACAAATAATGAACTTGATGGTACAAGATACAAATCCAGAAAGAGCTAGAGATATAGCAAATAAAATACCTAATGTATTTAGTAAAGAAGCAAAAAGAATAACTAATGCTAATAAGGTAGAAGTAATAGATAAAGCAATACTTTCAAAAGTACCTGTAAACTCAAACAAAACAATGAACATGGTTATAGCTGCGGTACTTGGTGTAATGATAGGACTGTTTGTAATATTCTTAATAGAATACTTAGACAATAAAATAAAGACACCACAAGATATACAAAAACACTTAGAACTACCAATATTAGGAGTAATACCTGATGAAGGATTAATAAAATAG
- a CDS encoding CpsD/CapB family tyrosine-protein kinase — translation MPKLITIKNPKSPISEAYRGIRTSIQFSDLDKEMKVITVTSSKQNEGKTTVITNLATTFANLDKKVLVIDGDLRNPSVHRMFGISNLHGLTDVLVDNTTFVECVHCTDIKNLHVLTGGVVPPNPSEMLASQKMKEFIENLKEHYDYIFIDAPPIGIVTDAGIISNYSDGCILVIGANETDIEMVKLAKEKLDRVGAKIIGTVLNKFAVKTNGHAYYTYYHQGRKSKKANKKANKKEKAMA, via the coding sequence ATGCCAAAATTAATAACTATAAAAAATCCTAAATCCCCTATATCAGAAGCATATAGAGGAATCAGGACAAGTATACAATTCTCAGATTTAGATAAAGAAATGAAAGTAATAACAGTAACAAGTAGTAAACAAAACGAAGGAAAAACAACAGTAATAACTAATCTAGCAACAACATTTGCTAACTTAGATAAAAAAGTACTTGTAATAGATGGAGACTTAAGAAACCCATCTGTACATAGAATGTTTGGGATAAGTAACTTACACGGACTTACAGATGTATTAGTAGATAATACAACTTTTGTTGAATGCGTACATTGCACAGATATTAAAAATCTTCATGTATTAACAGGCGGAGTAGTACCACCAAATCCTTCAGAAATGTTAGCATCTCAAAAAATGAAAGAGTTTATAGAAAATTTAAAAGAACATTATGACTATATATTTATAGATGCACCACCAATAGGAATAGTAACAGATGCTGGAATAATATCGAATTATTCAGATGGATGTATATTAGTAATCGGTGCAAATGAAACAGACATAGAAATGGTTAAATTAGCTAAAGAAAAACTAGATAGAGTAGGAGCAAAAATAATAGGAACAGTACTTAATAAATTTGCAGTAAAAACTAATGGTCATGCCTATTATACATATTACCATCAAGGTAGAAAATCAAAAAAAGCTAATAAAAAAGCAAACAAAAAAGAAAAAGCAATGGCATAA
- a CDS encoding glycosyltransferase encodes MKKNVAFIIPSLKNGGAERVLSTISMNLDENIKQYIFTWNGKDPDYDFNGKIVEIDVQNSTSLIKNVGVLLKRVREVRKYKKEYKIDTCISHLEGPNIVNLLSKGSEKTVITVHNFQSKERTGLYGFIFKILMKLLYNRADQIVVVSKAIKQDLVNNFNIKRTKIEVIYNPFDCKKIERLAEEELDDKYKEIFNNDVIINVGRLTEQKGQWNLIKSFYHLKKKNSKVKLVILGSGELEDRLKELVYNLGLGKDVIFLGFQSNPFKFVSKAKIFALTSLYEGFPMCIPESMACSTAIISVDCKSGPREILANNSEDLKVEGAVYCDYGVLTPEFYNSINTNEANITLEEEIFSDALNQMLKMDLSNYCKNGKIRVQKFNVDKIISRWIELIN; translated from the coding sequence TTGAAAAAAAATGTAGCATTTATTATACCTAGCTTAAAAAATGGCGGGGCTGAAAGAGTACTATCAACTATATCCATGAACTTAGATGAAAATATAAAACAATATATTTTTACTTGGAATGGAAAAGATCCAGACTATGATTTTAATGGAAAAATTGTGGAAATAGACGTTCAGAACTCAACTAGTTTGATAAAAAATGTAGGCGTTCTTCTAAAGCGAGTAAGAGAAGTTAGAAAATATAAGAAAGAATATAAAATTGATACATGTATAAGTCATTTAGAAGGTCCTAATATAGTTAACTTACTATCAAAAGGGAGTGAAAAAACGGTAATAACTGTTCATAACTTTCAGAGTAAAGAAAGAACGGGATTATATGGATTTATATTTAAAATTCTTATGAAATTGTTATATAATAGAGCAGACCAAATCGTAGTTGTTTCTAAAGCTATAAAACAAGATTTAGTAAATAACTTTAATATAAAGAGAACGAAAATTGAGGTTATTTATAATCCTTTTGATTGTAAAAAAATAGAGAGATTAGCTGAAGAGGAATTAGATGATAAATATAAAGAAATATTTAATAATGATGTAATAATAAATGTTGGTAGATTAACTGAACAAAAGGGACAGTGGAACTTAATAAAATCTTTTTATCATTTAAAGAAAAAAAATTCTAAAGTAAAATTAGTTATTTTAGGTAGCGGGGAATTAGAAGATAGGTTAAAAGAACTTGTTTATAACTTAGGATTAGGCAAAGATGTAATATTTTTAGGATTTCAATCAAATCCATTTAAATTTGTTTCAAAAGCAAAGATATTTGCATTGACATCTTTATATGAAGGCTTTCCAATGTGCATACCAGAATCTATGGCATGCAGTACAGCAATAATATCTGTAGATTGTAAATCTGGACCAAGAGAGATATTAGCAAATAACAGTGAAGATTTAAAAGTAGAAGGTGCAGTATATTGTGATTATGGAGTTCTAACTCCCGAATTTTATAATTCGATTAATACTAATGAAGCTAATATAACTCTAGAAGAAGAAATATTTAGTGATGCATTAAATCAAATGTTAAAAATGGATTTATCTAATTATTGTAAGAATGGAAAGATTAGGGTACAAAAGTTTAATGTAGACAAAATAATATCCAGGTGGATTGAATTAATAAATTAG
- a CDS encoding glycosyltransferase family 4 protein, whose protein sequence is MKVAVIGQKGIPSRAGGVEIHVEEIAARLSNNEKNQITVYCRKNYCEKEYVNYRGINIKYIKSINSKHLDAITYTFLSTIDAIKSGHNLIHYHALGPSLLAFIPRIFRKRVVCTCHGLDWQREKWGKTAKAMLKSGEFIGSKFANEYIVVSKSLVDYYKQKYNRNVIYIPNGIEEKHCLQANNIKKKFNLDKNEYILFLARLVPEKGAHYLIDAFNSINTNKKLVIAGGSSHSDEYVDELKNKASNNKNIIFTDFVKGETLDELYSNAYCYVLPSEIEGLPISLLEAMAYGQCCLVSDIEQNTDVIESYGESFINKNIKSLKEKLKYLIENPNVVDMHKERSKDFILKKYNWDDVAITTEETLRRAMTK, encoded by the coding sequence ATGAAAGTTGCAGTTATAGGACAAAAAGGAATTCCATCTAGAGCTGGAGGTGTAGAAATACATGTTGAAGAAATAGCTGCTAGATTATCCAATAATGAAAAAAATCAAATAACAGTGTACTGTAGAAAGAATTACTGTGAAAAAGAGTATGTAAATTATAGAGGAATAAATATAAAATATATAAAATCCATAAATTCTAAGCACCTAGATGCTATTACATATACATTTCTTTCAACTATAGATGCGATAAAGAGTGGACATAATTTAATACATTATCATGCACTAGGTCCGTCTTTATTAGCATTTATTCCTAGGATATTTAGAAAAAGAGTAGTATGTACATGTCATGGATTAGATTGGCAAAGAGAAAAGTGGGGGAAAACTGCTAAAGCAATGTTAAAGAGTGGTGAATTTATAGGAAGCAAATTTGCAAATGAATATATAGTTGTATCTAAATCCCTAGTAGATTACTATAAACAGAAATATAATAGAAATGTAATATATATACCTAATGGTATAGAAGAAAAGCATTGTTTACAAGCAAACAATATAAAGAAGAAATTTAATTTAGATAAAAATGAATACATATTATTTCTAGCAAGATTGGTTCCTGAAAAAGGAGCACATTATTTAATTGATGCTTTTAATAGTATAAATACAAATAAAAAGTTAGTAATAGCAGGTGGAAGTAGTCACAGTGATGAGTATGTTGATGAATTAAAGAATAAGGCATCGAATAATAAAAATATAATATTTACTGATTTTGTTAAAGGTGAAACATTAGATGAGTTGTATAGTAATGCGTATTGTTATGTATTACCTTCTGAGATAGAAGGATTACCTATTAGTTTATTAGAAGCTATGGCATATGGTCAGTGCTGTTTAGTTAGCGATATAGAACAAAATACAGATGTAATAGAGAGTTATGGCGAATCATTTATAAATAAGAATATTAAAAGTTTAAAAGAAAAATTAAAATATTTAATAGAAAATCCGAATGTTGTTGATATGCATAAGGAAAGGTCTAAAGATTTTATATTAAAAAAATATAATTGGGATGATGTAGCTATAACAACAGAAGAAACATTAAGACGAGCTATGACAAAGTAG
- a CDS encoding sugar transferase, with the protein MGERFRFESEIDESAVAIDIDNIQTNNSIFYTATKRIIDIVCSLAGLILLSPLFLAVAILIKLEDPKGKVFFAQERNGRYPLTFKMYKFRSMVHNAEELLHELMDQNEQTGPVFKIENDPRITNIGRFIRKTSIDELPQLFNVLKGDMSLVGPRPPIPHEVEQYTAYQMQRLGVKPGLTCIWQVSGRNNIGFDEWVDMDIEYIQNRCLWLDIKLIFKTVFVLFGDENAS; encoded by the coding sequence ATGGGGGAAAGATTTAGATTTGAAAGTGAAATAGATGAATCAGCTGTAGCTATTGATATAGATAATATACAAACAAACAACTCTATATTTTATACAGCAACTAAAAGAATAATCGATATAGTATGTTCTTTAGCAGGTCTTATATTATTATCTCCATTGTTTTTAGCAGTAGCAATACTTATTAAATTAGAAGATCCAAAAGGAAAAGTGTTCTTTGCACAAGAGAGAAACGGTAGATACCCTTTAACTTTTAAAATGTACAAGTTTAGAAGTATGGTACACAACGCAGAAGAACTTTTACATGAACTTATGGATCAAAATGAACAAACAGGGCCAGTTTTTAAAATAGAAAACGACCCTAGAATAACTAATATAGGTAGATTTATAAGAAAAACTAGTATCGATGAATTGCCACAGTTGTTTAATGTCCTTAAGGGAGATATGAGCTTAGTTGGTCCTAGACCACCTATACCTCATGAAGTTGAACAGTACACAGCATATCAAATGCAAAGACTTGGAGTAAAGCCAGGGCTTACTTGTATATGGCAGGTGAGTGGCAGAAACAATATTGGATTTGATGAGTGGGTAGATATGGATATTGAATATATACAAAATAGATGCTTGTGGCTTGATATAAAGCTTATATTTAAAACGGTGTTTGTACTGTTTGGAGATGAAAATGCATCGTAA